A genomic stretch from Mycobacterium malmoense includes:
- the eccE gene encoding type VII secretion protein EccE: MKAQRRFGLSLSWPRVTTVFLVDIVIMLVASHSPDSWQGDHHIAFWVGVGLAGLVTLLSLVTHHGLTVTSGLATWLWDWSADPGATLTTGCTPALDHQRRFGRDKVGVREHEGHLVTVIAVDGGEDDAPGRHRHRTTSAVLPVLAVADGLRQFDIHLDGIDIVSVKVRRGGPGVRAAEKSKLDDWGPEEWGLVSDQPASYVHRTWLVLRMNPQRNVAAIAARDSLASTLVAATERLAQDLDGQTCAARPLTADELAEVDSAVLADLEPTWSRPGWRHLKHFNGFATSFWLTPSDITTETFEELLLPDVGATVITIRLASGDGVPQLSAWVRYHSDGRLPRQISSGLNRLTGRQLAAVRASLPAPTARPLLVIPGRGLLDDDDVVLSVGQVRESSASVPAAQ; the protein is encoded by the coding sequence ATGAAGGCCCAGCGCAGGTTCGGATTGTCTTTGTCGTGGCCGCGGGTTACCACGGTGTTTCTGGTCGACATCGTGATCATGCTGGTGGCCAGCCACAGTCCGGACTCGTGGCAGGGCGACCACCACATCGCGTTTTGGGTGGGTGTCGGCCTCGCGGGGCTGGTCACACTGCTGTCACTGGTCACCCACCACGGCCTCACGGTGACCTCGGGATTGGCCACCTGGCTATGGGACTGGTCCGCCGATCCGGGCGCCACCTTGACCACGGGGTGCACGCCCGCGCTCGACCATCAGCGCCGATTCGGGCGCGACAAGGTGGGCGTGCGCGAGCACGAAGGCCATCTGGTCACGGTGATCGCCGTGGACGGTGGTGAGGACGACGCCCCGGGGCGGCATCGCCATCGGACGACGTCGGCTGTGTTGCCGGTGCTGGCGGTCGCCGACGGCCTGCGGCAGTTCGATATCCACCTTGACGGCATCGACATCGTTTCGGTGAAGGTGCGCCGCGGGGGCCCTGGAGTCAGAGCCGCCGAGAAGTCGAAGCTGGACGACTGGGGGCCCGAGGAGTGGGGACTGGTCAGCGACCAACCCGCCTCGTATGTCCACCGCACCTGGCTGGTGCTGCGAATGAACCCACAGCGCAACGTCGCCGCGATAGCGGCCCGTGATTCGCTGGCCTCGACGCTGGTGGCGGCCACCGAGCGGCTCGCCCAAGATCTCGATGGACAAACGTGTGCGGCCAGGCCACTGACCGCCGACGAGCTCGCCGAGGTCGACAGCGCCGTGCTGGCCGATCTGGAACCGACCTGGAGCCGCCCGGGATGGCGGCACCTCAAGCACTTCAACGGGTTCGCGACCAGCTTCTGGTTGACACCGTCGGACATCACCACCGAGACCTTCGAGGAGCTGTTGCTGCCGGACGTCGGGGCTACCGTGATCACGATCCGGCTCGCCTCTGGCGACGGCGTGCCCCAGCTGTCGGCCTGGGTGCGCTACCACAGCGACGGCCGGCTGCCGAGGCAAATATCGTCGGGACTCAACCGGCTCACCGGCCGCCAGCTGGCGGCGGTGCGCGCCAGCTTGCCCGCCCCGACGGCTCGCCCGCTCCTGGTCATACCCGGCCGAGGGTTGCTCGACGACGATGATGTGGTGCTGTCGGTCGGCCAGGTGCGGGAGAGCTCAGCGAGCGTGCCCGCGGCGCAATGA
- a CDS encoding ESX secretion-associated protein EspG: MDQQSTRTDITVNVDGFWMLQALLDIRHVAPELRCRPFVSTDSNDWLNEHPGMAVMREQGIVVGDEVHEQVATRMRVLAAPDLEVVALLSRGKLLYGVVDDENQPPGSRDIPDNEFRVVLARRGQHWVSAVRVGSDITVDDVAIADSASIASLVMDGLESIHHAEPAAINAVNVPLEEMLEATKSWQESGFNVFSGGDLRRMGISAATVAALGQALSDPAAEVAVYARQYRDDAKGPSASVLSLKDGSGGRIALYQQARTAGSGEAWLAICPATPQLVQVGVKTVLDTLPYGEWKTHSRV; this comes from the coding sequence ATGGACCAACAGAGCACCCGCACCGACATCACCGTCAACGTCGATGGTTTTTGGATGCTTCAGGCGCTGCTCGACATTCGACACGTCGCGCCGGAATTGCGATGCCGACCGTTCGTGTCAACTGACTCGAACGACTGGCTCAACGAACACCCCGGCATGGCGGTGATGCGTGAGCAGGGCATTGTCGTCGGCGACGAGGTACACGAACAGGTCGCCACTCGAATGCGGGTCCTCGCCGCGCCCGACCTCGAGGTTGTCGCCTTGCTGTCGCGGGGCAAGCTGCTTTACGGCGTCGTCGACGACGAGAACCAGCCGCCCGGTTCGCGCGATATTCCCGACAACGAGTTCCGGGTGGTGCTGGCCCGCCGCGGCCAGCACTGGGTGTCGGCCGTGCGCGTCGGCAGCGACATCACCGTCGACGACGTCGCGATCGCCGACAGCGCCTCGATCGCGTCCTTGGTGATGGACGGTCTGGAATCGATCCACCACGCAGAGCCTGCCGCGATCAACGCGGTCAACGTGCCGCTGGAGGAGATGCTGGAGGCGACGAAGTCATGGCAGGAGTCCGGCTTCAACGTGTTCTCCGGCGGTGATTTGCGGCGAATGGGGATCAGTGCCGCGACGGTGGCCGCGCTGGGCCAGGCACTGTCGGACCCGGCGGCCGAGGTTGCCGTGTACGCGCGCCAGTACCGGGACGACGCCAAGGGCCCCAGCGCTTCGGTGCTGTCATTAAAAGATGGCTCGGGTGGCCGCATCGCCCTCTACCAGCAGGCCCGCACCGCGGGGTCGGGGGAGGCGTGGCTGGCCATCTGCCCGGCGACCCCACAGCTGGTGCAGGTGGGCGTCAAAACTGTGCTGGACACGCTGCCCTACGGCGAGTGGAAAACCCACAGCAGGGTTTGA
- a CDS encoding type VII secretion-associated serine protease mycosin: MRRSVTASGKVWHGRASRATIAALLLTSGALAGLPPAYAISPPTVDPAAVPPDGPPGPPAPMKQTSYCNEVGVLPGTDFRLQPRYMDMLNLPEAWQFGRGAGQKVAVIDTGVTPHPRFPHLIPGGDYIMSGDGLSDCDAHGTIVASMIGAAPANGATGPPAAPRKPVTIPTTEPPPKAPPPQTVTLSPLPQTVTMVPPPPEGPPGPFGAPPAPPPPPPPGPGQAPAADHGGGTVTIPSYSGGRQVTAVDNRIGPRPLDPPKPPTPPEPAKAPDAYSGIAPDVDIISIRQSSQAFGLKDAYTGDEDPQTQAKIDNVETMARAIVHAANMGATVINISDVTCMSARNVIDQRALGAAVRYAAVDKNAVIVAAAGDSSKKDCKQNPIFDPLQPNDPRDWNAVTTVVTPSWFSDYVLTVGAVDTDGRPLTQGSQGQAPTSIAGPWVGIAAPGSDIVGLSPRDDGLINAIDGPDNTLLVPTGTSFSAAIVSGVAALVRAKYPQLSAYQVINRLERTARAPARGVDNQVGYGVVDPVAALTWDVPDGPAKPPQQLSAPLNLPKPAPRRDMVPVWVAAGGLTAALLIGGAVFSIAMLMKRTRKQR; the protein is encoded by the coding sequence ATGCGGCGATCCGTTACCGCTAGCGGCAAGGTGTGGCATGGTCGCGCATCCCGCGCGACCATTGCCGCGCTTTTGCTCACTTCGGGCGCATTAGCCGGTTTGCCGCCGGCGTATGCAATTTCGCCGCCGACAGTCGATCCGGCCGCGGTGCCACCCGACGGTCCGCCCGGACCGCCGGCGCCGATGAAGCAGACCTCGTACTGCAACGAGGTCGGGGTGCTGCCCGGGACCGACTTTCGGCTGCAGCCGAGGTACATGGACATGCTGAACCTGCCGGAGGCATGGCAATTCGGCCGCGGTGCCGGGCAGAAGGTCGCCGTCATCGACACCGGGGTGACTCCGCACCCCAGGTTTCCGCACCTGATCCCCGGCGGGGACTACATCATGAGCGGCGACGGATTGTCGGACTGCGACGCCCACGGCACCATCGTGGCCTCGATGATCGGCGCGGCGCCGGCCAACGGCGCGACGGGACCTCCCGCGGCGCCGCGCAAGCCGGTGACCATCCCCACCACCGAGCCGCCCCCCAAAGCGCCACCGCCCCAGACGGTGACCCTGTCGCCGTTACCTCAGACCGTGACGATGGTTCCCCCGCCGCCGGAAGGGCCTCCGGGGCCGTTCGGAGCGCCGCCCGCGCCCCCACCGCCACCACCGCCGGGACCCGGTCAGGCCCCGGCGGCCGACCACGGCGGGGGCACGGTGACGATACCCAGCTACTCCGGCGGTCGGCAGGTAACCGCCGTCGACAACCGTATTGGCCCGCGCCCGCTCGACCCGCCCAAGCCGCCGACACCACCGGAGCCGGCGAAGGCCCCCGACGCTTACAGCGGGATCGCCCCGGACGTCGACATCATCTCGATCCGCCAGTCCAGCCAGGCGTTTGGCCTCAAGGATGCCTACACCGGTGACGAGGATCCGCAAACGCAGGCCAAGATCGACAACGTCGAGACGATGGCGCGGGCGATCGTGCACGCCGCCAACATGGGTGCCACGGTGATCAACATCTCCGATGTGACCTGCATGAGCGCGCGCAACGTCATCGACCAGCGCGCGCTGGGCGCCGCGGTGCGCTACGCGGCGGTCGACAAGAACGCCGTCATCGTGGCCGCGGCCGGCGACAGCAGCAAGAAGGACTGCAAGCAGAATCCGATTTTTGATCCCCTGCAGCCCAACGATCCTCGCGACTGGAACGCCGTCACCACCGTGGTGACGCCGTCCTGGTTCAGCGACTACGTCCTGACCGTTGGCGCGGTCGACACGGATGGCCGGCCGCTGACCCAGGGTAGTCAGGGGCAGGCGCCGACCAGTATCGCCGGACCGTGGGTGGGAATCGCCGCGCCCGGCAGCGACATCGTCGGGCTCTCACCCCGGGACGACGGCCTGATCAACGCGATCGATGGCCCGGACAACACCCTGCTCGTTCCGACCGGCACCAGCTTCTCGGCCGCTATCGTGTCTGGGGTGGCCGCCCTCGTCCGGGCCAAGTACCCCCAGCTATCGGCATACCAGGTGATCAACAGGTTGGAACGCACCGCCAGGGCGCCTGCGCGCGGTGTGGATAACCAGGTCGGATACGGTGTCGTCGACCCGGTGGCAGCACTGACATGGGACGTGCCCGACGGTCCGGCAAAGCCACCGCAGCAACTGTCGGCGCCGCTGAACCTGCCTAAGCCGGCCCCTCGCCGCGATATGGTGCCAGTATGGGTGGCCGCGGGCGGATTGACCGCAGCTTTACTAATAGGTGGCGCGGTGTTCAGTATCGCGATGTTGATGAAGCGAACGCGGAAGCAGCGATGA
- a CDS encoding PE family protein gives MSFVTTQPEALAAAAGSLQGIGSALSAQNAAAAAPTTGVVPAAADEVSALTAAQFAAHAQMYQAVSAQAAAIHEQFVNTLGISSGSYAATEAANAAAAG, from the coding sequence ATGTCGTTCGTGACCACACAGCCGGAGGCCCTGGCCGCGGCGGCCGGGAGTCTGCAGGGGATCGGCTCGGCACTGAGCGCCCAGAACGCAGCCGCGGCGGCCCCCACGACCGGGGTAGTACCAGCTGCGGCCGACGAGGTGTCGGCGCTGACCGCGGCCCAGTTCGCCGCACACGCGCAGATGTACCAGGCGGTCAGCGCCCAGGCCGCCGCGATTCACGAGCAGTTCGTGAACACGCTGGGGATCAGCTCCGGTTCCTACGCCGCGACGGAAGCCGCCAACGCAGCGGCCGCCGGCTGA
- a CDS encoding PPE family protein → MLDFGALPPEINSGRMYAGPGAGSIMVAATAWDALAAELSAAASGYDSVITELTSAPWVGPSSTAMVSAVVPYVSWLSSAAGLAEESASQALAAAGAFEAAFAMTVPPPVIAANRVLLMTLIATNFFGQNTPVIAATEAQYVEMWAQDAAAMYGYAASSAAATQLTSYQSPPNTSTPDAVAQQGAAVAQAAAEPAGNSGQTAAATTTSQLVSAATVPQTLQQLSSGIASTWPFSMIENQIQDLLTYGLPTPTNNWLGLASAQYTAIIKQTLTGYFPTGIANFAVSIAQQLTFGQGATAGAGGAWYPTPQFAGLHLGAVGSLGGAGAHTAGAVSAGAGQAGKVGMLSVPVNWSSPTSEATLVSAVSEEAPVRAGANAVPGNALLRGIPTGAVGRRTAGYGYTHKYGFRYSVLTRPPSAG, encoded by the coding sequence GTGTTGGACTTTGGGGCGTTACCGCCCGAGATCAATTCCGGTCGGATGTATGCGGGTCCGGGAGCCGGGTCGATAATGGTTGCCGCGACTGCCTGGGATGCCCTGGCGGCAGAGTTGAGCGCGGCGGCCAGTGGGTACGACTCGGTGATCACCGAGCTGACCAGCGCGCCATGGGTGGGTCCGTCGTCGACGGCGATGGTGTCGGCGGTGGTTCCTTACGTGAGTTGGCTGAGTTCGGCGGCTGGGCTGGCCGAGGAGAGCGCCAGTCAGGCGCTGGCGGCTGCGGGTGCGTTTGAGGCGGCGTTTGCGATGACGGTGCCGCCGCCGGTGATCGCGGCCAACCGGGTCCTGTTGATGACGCTGATCGCGACCAATTTTTTCGGTCAGAACACCCCGGTGATCGCGGCTACCGAGGCCCAGTACGTGGAGATGTGGGCCCAAGACGCCGCGGCGATGTACGGCTATGCCGCCTCATCGGCGGCCGCTACGCAGTTGACCTCCTATCAGTCACCGCCCAACACCAGTACGCCCGATGCGGTGGCGCAGCAAGGCGCCGCGGTTGCTCAGGCCGCCGCCGAGCCGGCGGGTAACTCCGGGCAGACCGCGGCGGCCACGACGACCTCGCAGCTGGTCTCCGCCGCTACGGTGCCGCAGACGCTGCAGCAACTCTCGTCAGGGATTGCATCAACTTGGCCGTTCTCGATGATCGAGAACCAGATACAAGATCTGCTGACTTACGGGTTGCCCACCCCGACCAACAACTGGTTGGGGCTGGCTTCCGCTCAGTACACCGCAATAATCAAGCAAACTTTGACGGGATATTTCCCGACTGGCATAGCAAACTTCGCCGTGTCGATCGCGCAGCAGCTGACCTTTGGCCAGGGTGCGACGGCCGGTGCCGGTGGTGCCTGGTATCCGACTCCGCAGTTCGCCGGGCTGCACCTGGGCGCCGTGGGAAGTCTGGGCGGTGCGGGTGCCCACACCGCTGGAGCGGTGTCGGCCGGCGCGGGCCAGGCCGGCAAGGTCGGGATGTTGTCGGTCCCGGTCAACTGGAGCAGCCCCACATCGGAGGCAACCCTCGTCAGCGCGGTGAGCGAAGAAGCTCCCGTACGAGCCGGTGCGAACGCCGTGCCGGGGAACGCCCTGCTGCGCGGAATCCCTACCGGCGCCGTAGGTCGGCGCACCGCGGGCTATGGCTACACCCACAAATACGGGTTCCGCTACAGCGTGCTGACGCGCCCGCCGTCGGCCGGATAA
- a CDS encoding WXG100 family type VII secretion target has product MATRFMTDPHEMRAMAGRFEVHAQTVEDEARKMWASSMNIAGAGWSGQAQATSYDTMGQMNQAFRNIVNMLHGVRDGLIRDANNYEQQEQASQQILGS; this is encoded by the coding sequence ATGGCAACACGTTTTATGACCGATCCGCACGAGATGCGGGCGATGGCGGGTCGTTTTGAGGTGCATGCGCAGACGGTGGAGGACGAGGCTCGCAAGATGTGGGCGTCCTCGATGAACATCGCTGGCGCGGGTTGGAGCGGGCAGGCCCAGGCGACTTCGTACGACACCATGGGCCAGATGAATCAGGCGTTTCGCAACATCGTGAACATGCTGCACGGGGTGCGCGACGGGTTGATCCGCGACGCCAACAACTACGAGCAGCAAGAGCAGGCCTCCCAGCAAATCCTCGGCAGCTAG
- a CDS encoding WXG100 family type VII secretion target, with translation MTINYQFGDVDAHGATIRAQAASLEAEHQAIVRDVLAAGDFWGGSGSVACQEFITQLGRNFQVIYEQANAHGQKVQSAGSNMASTDSAVGSSWA, from the coding sequence ATGACGATCAATTACCAGTTCGGCGATGTGGACGCCCATGGCGCCACCATTCGTGCCCAGGCGGCTTCGTTGGAGGCCGAGCACCAGGCCATCGTTCGTGATGTGCTGGCCGCTGGGGACTTTTGGGGTGGCTCCGGGTCGGTGGCCTGCCAGGAGTTCATCACCCAGTTGGGCCGCAACTTTCAGGTGATCTACGAGCAGGCCAACGCCCACGGGCAAAAGGTGCAGTCCGCCGGCAGCAACATGGCCAGCACCGACAGCGCCGTCGGCTCCAGCTGGGCCTAA
- a CDS encoding PPE family protein has translation MTIDLGSLPPEVSSAQIYAGPGSTSLVAAASAWNGIAAELNSAALGYDQIATQLSSEEWLGPASASMATAVQPYVQWLTTTGTQAEQAAAQAQSAAAAYETVLASVVPPPLIALNRAELTQAQATNVLGQNNGIISQLEAQYQEFWAQNAAALYNYAGQSAAAAKVTPYQNAPQVANPAGAANQAVTTAAAQAAPAASLQQSLQGFLTQIQSQLGALSTPGQTQSLVSQFSTNNPLTELWFLLTGGTTLPSNLGALVNGYTPFAGLFYNSEGLPYFSVGMGNFGVQIAKSLGAITAPAAAAAAAVPKGLPGLGGLLGGAGGAAAHLGSATSIGKLSVPVSWAGGAAAAPHATAIPVSAISAAPEAAGGPGNLLGGMPLAGVGSGTAGGAGPRYGFRPTVMARPPLGG, from the coding sequence ATGACAATTGATTTGGGTTCGTTGCCTCCGGAGGTTAGCTCCGCGCAGATCTATGCGGGTCCGGGCTCGACGTCCCTGGTGGCGGCGGCCTCGGCCTGGAATGGGATTGCCGCCGAGCTGAATTCGGCCGCTTTGGGCTATGACCAGATCGCCACCCAGCTGTCCAGCGAGGAGTGGCTGGGGCCCGCCTCGGCGTCGATGGCCACGGCGGTGCAGCCGTATGTGCAGTGGCTGACGACTACCGGCACTCAGGCCGAGCAGGCGGCCGCCCAGGCTCAATCGGCCGCAGCGGCCTACGAGACCGTGCTCGCCTCGGTGGTGCCCCCGCCGCTGATCGCGCTCAACCGCGCCGAGCTGACCCAGGCGCAGGCGACCAACGTGTTGGGTCAAAACAACGGGATCATCTCGCAGTTGGAAGCCCAGTACCAGGAGTTTTGGGCGCAGAATGCCGCGGCGCTGTACAACTACGCCGGTCAATCCGCGGCAGCGGCAAAGGTGACGCCGTATCAAAACGCTCCCCAGGTTGCCAATCCGGCTGGTGCCGCCAATCAGGCCGTTACGACCGCGGCGGCCCAGGCCGCCCCGGCCGCCTCGTTACAACAGAGCCTGCAAGGCTTCCTCACCCAGATCCAGAGCCAGCTGGGCGCGCTCTCCACCCCGGGTCAGACGCAGTCGCTGGTGAGTCAGTTCTCGACCAATAATCCGTTGACCGAACTCTGGTTCCTTTTGACCGGAGGTACCACGCTGCCGTCAAACCTAGGTGCGTTGGTCAACGGCTACACACCTTTCGCGGGCTTGTTCTACAACAGCGAGGGTCTGCCGTATTTCAGTGTCGGTATGGGCAACTTCGGTGTTCAGATCGCCAAGTCCCTCGGGGCGATCACCGCGCCGGCGGCCGCGGCCGCGGCCGCCGTCCCCAAGGGCTTGCCCGGGCTGGGAGGCCTGCTGGGTGGCGCTGGCGGCGCGGCGGCGCATTTGGGCAGTGCGACCTCGATCGGCAAGTTGTCGGTGCCGGTCTCGTGGGCCGGTGGTGCGGCGGCGGCACCGCATGCCACGGCCATTCCGGTCAGCGCCATCAGCGCTGCCCCGGAGGCCGCCGGGGGACCCGGCAACCTGCTTGGCGGCATGCCGCTGGCCGGAGTGGGCTCTGGCACCGCTGGCGGTGCCGGGCCCCGATACGGATTCCGCCCCACCGTCATGGCCCGACCACCCCTCGGCGGATAG
- the eccD gene encoding type VII secretion integral membrane protein EccD produces the protein MTAVADALQADIEGISHPRAVVVGVMAGEGVQVGVLLDANAPVSVMTDPLLKVVNSRLRELGEAPLEATGRGRWALCLVDGTPLRATQSLTEQDVYDGDRLWIRFLADTEHRSQVIEHISTAVAANLSKRFAAIDPVVAVQVGASMVAIGVIAAAGLLGWWRWHHNSWLPTVYAAVIAAAALTVSILLSARAKTQQDRGVADIMLLSSLAPLAVTAAAAPPGGVGSPQAVLGFGVLTIAAALALRFTGRRLSIYTAIVTISLVATIASLSRMVAMTSAVTNFACVVLACVLAYHAAPALSRRLAGIRLPVFPSATSRWVFEARPDLPTTVVRPEGGPPVLEGPASVRDVVLQAERARSFLTGLLLGLGALMVVSLTALSDPHTGQRWLPLLLAGFASGFLLLRGRSYVDRWQAIILAATAVLIVAAVVVRYALVLQSPLAVSIGVAILVLLPAAGLTAAAVVPNTIYSPIFRKFVEWIEYLCLMPIFPLALWLMNVYAAIRYR, from the coding sequence ATGACCGCAGTAGCTGACGCACTACAGGCAGATATCGAGGGTATTTCACATCCTCGGGCGGTGGTGGTCGGCGTCATGGCCGGCGAGGGCGTCCAGGTCGGTGTCCTGCTGGACGCCAACGCCCCGGTTTCGGTGATGACGGACCCGCTGCTGAAAGTGGTCAACAGTCGGCTGAGGGAGCTCGGCGAGGCCCCGTTGGAGGCCACCGGGCGCGGCAGGTGGGCGCTGTGCCTGGTTGACGGCACACCCCTGCGGGCCACCCAGTCCTTGACCGAACAAGACGTCTACGACGGCGACCGGCTGTGGATCCGTTTCCTCGCGGACACCGAGCACCGGTCGCAGGTCATCGAGCACATTTCGACCGCGGTTGCGGCAAATCTGAGCAAGCGATTCGCCGCGATCGACCCGGTCGTCGCCGTGCAGGTCGGCGCGTCGATGGTGGCGATCGGCGTGATCGCCGCGGCGGGTTTGCTGGGCTGGTGGCGTTGGCACCACAATTCGTGGCTGCCGACGGTCTACGCCGCCGTCATTGCCGCCGCGGCGTTGACGGTGTCCATCCTGCTGTCGGCGCGGGCGAAAACACAGCAGGATCGAGGCGTCGCCGACATCATGCTGCTGAGCAGCCTCGCACCGCTGGCGGTGACGGCGGCAGCGGCGCCGCCGGGTGGCGTGGGCTCGCCGCAAGCGGTGCTGGGCTTCGGCGTGCTCACCATCGCCGCGGCACTCGCCCTGCGCTTCACCGGTCGCCGGCTGAGCATTTACACCGCGATCGTCACCATCAGCCTGGTGGCGACGATCGCGAGCCTGTCGCGCATGGTCGCGATGACCAGCGCGGTGACGAACTTCGCCTGCGTGGTGCTGGCCTGCGTGCTGGCCTACCACGCGGCGCCGGCCCTATCCCGCCGGTTGGCCGGCATCCGGTTGCCCGTGTTCCCGTCGGCCACCAGCCGGTGGGTGTTCGAGGCACGGCCCGATCTGCCCACCACCGTGGTGCGTCCCGAGGGCGGTCCTCCCGTCTTGGAGGGGCCCGCGTCGGTCCGCGACGTGGTGCTGCAAGCCGAACGCGCCCGGTCGTTTTTGACGGGTCTGCTGTTGGGCCTGGGAGCCTTGATGGTGGTCTCCCTGACCGCGCTGTCGGATCCACACACCGGGCAGCGCTGGCTGCCGCTGTTGCTGGCCGGCTTCGCCTCGGGTTTCCTGCTGTTGCGCGGCCGCTCGTACGTCGACCGCTGGCAGGCAATCATCCTGGCGGCGACCGCCGTTCTGATCGTCGCCGCGGTTGTGGTGCGCTACGCGCTGGTGTTGCAGTCGCCACTGGCGGTGTCCATCGGCGTGGCCATCCTGGTTCTGCTGCCCGCGGCGGGCCTGACGGCCGCGGCGGTAGTGCCCAACACCATCTACAGCCCGATATTCCGCAAATTTGTGGAATGGATTGAATACCTCTGCCTGATGCCAATTTTCCCGTTGGCATTGTGGTTGATGAATGTTTATGCGGCGATCCGTTACCGCTAG